The sequence below is a genomic window from Acidobacteriota bacterium.
TGCCACGACCTTTGAGATTTATTTCAAAGATCCATTCCTGGCGTATGCCTATACGGCGTCTATTGCCTTTTTCGTCGCGCTCTATCAAGCCTTCAAGCTGTTGGGTTACATCGGAGCAAACCAAGTATTTTCGCAACGCGCGGTAAAAGCCTTGCGGACGATCAAATACTGCGCGCTGACACTTATCGCTTTTATTGTGGGAGCGGAAGCCTTCTTCTTTACTGTTCAGCGCGGTAAAGAAGACATTGCGGGCGGTGTGATGATTGGTCTGATGATGATTTTTGTCTCTGCCGTCGCCGCCACTGCCGCAGCCGTGTTTGAAAGGCTTTTACAAAGTGCCGTCGAGATGAAATCCGAAAACGACTTAACGGTATAAGGAGACCAGCATGGCAATCATCATTAACATAGACGTCATGTTGGCGAAGCGGAAGATGAGCGTCACCGAGCTTACCGAAAAAGTCGGCATCACGATGGCGAACATTTCCATCTTGAAAAACGGCAAAGCCAAAGCAATCCGGCTCTCAACCCTGGAGGCCATTTGCAAAGCCCTGGAGTGTCAGCCGGGAGATATTTTGGAATACAAAGAAGACCTTCCGTAGTGCGGAGGCGCAAATCATCAGCAGCCGGAGAGCGTAAAGATGAAAATCAA
It includes:
- a CDS encoding DUF2975 domain-containing protein; the protein is MKRSSTIFLQIVIVLIGIGALALMLWEPHLEGRNAHATTFEIYFKDPFLAYAYTASIAFFVALYQAFKLLGYIGANQVFSQRAVKALRTIKYCALTLIAFIVGAEAFFFTVQRGKEDIAGGVMIGLMMIFVSAVAATAAAVFERLLQSAVEMKSENDLTV
- a CDS encoding helix-turn-helix transcriptional regulator — translated: MAIIINIDVMLAKRKMSVTELTEKVGITMANISILKNGKAKAIRLSTLEAICKALECQPGDILEYKEDLP